A genomic region of Macrococcus sp. 19Msa1099 contains the following coding sequences:
- a CDS encoding DUF6176 family protein codes for MNIELTKFKVKKGKTDVVEEWLNFLNKNMKDVLITLENEKMYVESIFKEKINEDEYLYWFSVQGEGGQEVETSEHWIDKKHLEYWNECIDSEFKPVDLDTRVVMIPEKVRSVMK; via the coding sequence ATGAATATTGAACTGACGAAATTCAAAGTTAAAAAAGGAAAAACAGATGTAGTTGAAGAATGGCTGAATTTTTTAAATAAAAATATGAAAGATGTATTGATTACTCTTGAGAACGAAAAAATGTATGTTGAATCGATTTTTAAAGAAAAGATTAACGAAGATGAATATTTATATTGGTTTTCTGTTCAAGGAGAAGGTGGACAAGAAGTTGAAACTTCAGAACATTGGATTGATAAAAAACATCTAGAGTATTGGAATGAATGCATAGATTCAGAGTTTAAACCTGTAGATCTTGATACTAGAGTTGTCATGATACCGGAGAAAGTAAGAAGTGTTATGAAATAA